A single window of Methylacidimicrobium sp. AP8 DNA harbors:
- a CDS encoding ATP-binding protein, whose translation MPIAPNAAQLFFPLVSRRYERGSQRITGNRNVGEWGRVFGDAVVAAAILDRLFRHSQLITIRGESYRLKENRRAGVLLQPFQHLCRNRSETRIGVNSPCRSGDPFRMSLRRRYRKHSRLLQERRRKPGRTAMPCVHQPSRRDLPEDLDAAAFSSGKEKRRGVAAENVEVRRIFAALVAAVSEP comes from the coding sequence CTGCCCATCGCGCCCAATGCCGCTCAGCTCTTCTTCCCGTTGGTCTCCCGCCGCTACGAACGGGGAAGCCAGCGGATCACCGGCAACCGGAATGTCGGCGAATGGGGAAGGGTCTTCGGCGATGCGGTGGTGGCCGCCGCGATCCTCGATCGCCTCTTCCGCCACAGCCAGCTGATCACGATCCGTGGAGAGAGCTATCGGCTCAAGGAGAATCGGCGCGCCGGCGTGCTGCTGCAACCATTCCAGCACCTTTGCCGCAACCGTTCAGAAACCCGCATAGGGGTCAATTCCCCATGTCGCTCGGGGGATCCGTTCCGGATGTCGCTTCGCAGGCGATACAGGAAACATAGCCGTTTGCTGCAAGAACGACGGCGGAAGCCGGGAAGAACAGCGATGCCCTGCGTCCATCAACCGAGCAGACGTGACCTGCCGGAGGACCTCGATGCGGCCGCGTTCTCCTCTGGGAAGGAGAAACGCCGAGGGGTTGCCGCCGAGAATGTTGAAGTCCGCCGAATCTTCGCCGCCTTGGTTGCCGCCGTCTCTGAGCCGTAA